TCCATAATCCTGCCTGTACACTAACAAAAACAGCAAGATGAATCATGGCGCTAATACGATTCTTCCGGGCAATGTATTCGGGATTCTGCTGCCGTTTCATCAACTGGACATCTTTTTCCGTCAAAAGAGAAACACCACGCCACTTGCCGATTGTTTTCCGCATCTGGCGATCCAGACGTTTAAAATCGGCAATTCCAAATGTACATGCATACAGCACAAAAATGGTAACGATTATCTGGAATGTGCTGATTTCTCCGGTAAGTCGATAAATATACAAGGCCAGCACCGCTTCCAATATAAACAGGATCAAAAAGAAACTGATAAAGACTGTACTCCAATTTCGTTTATTCAACAGGTATCGGGTAACTCCAAATAATAACAGCATCACAACCGAAAGTATCTCCGCTGCGATAAACCATTCCCATTGGAAATTCAAAAGTGTTTCCTGCATCGTTTATCTCCTTTGTGATTCTTATATTTTATCGTTTCTACTACGCAGGAGAAAAGAAAAAAGTTTCATGACACTAAAGAAAACGAAGGCATTCGTTAAAGGGAGCCTTGAAAGTGTGTTTTGCTTTCTTAGAATCCCTTATGCTCTTGAGTGCAAAAAACGGAAAGAGTTTCCCCTTTCCGTTTGGATTCTGATTAATCTTTCGCATATTTCACAATGGCATCATGAAGAAGTTGAACCGCTTCTTTTCCGGCACCTTCATTATAATATTTTGCAAACCGTTCATCCGCTACATACATTTGCGCCAATCCTTTATGCGCTTCTGCAGAATAATTTGGCCAGGAATACATCAGCCATTTTTTATGAAGTTCATACGTTTCTTTAGCTTCCGGTGCCTCCAGATCTTTTGTTTCTGCTAATTGTTCCAATTTCGTAAATAATGCACGTTCTATCCTTTGCATCTCTTGAACATCTTCTTCTCTAAGATTCATAAATTTTTTATTTGATTGTTCAACGGTTTCCTTCCCATATTTTTCTCTGATTTCCTCGCCATATAACTTTTCATTTTCCTCCAATCGTTCCTTTTTCAATCCTTCAAATTTTTCTTCCGCTGTCATCGTAATCTCTCCTTTTGTATATTGAATGGTTTTTTCGACTGTCGTCAGCAATTGATTTATTTTTTGCTTTTCCGCTTCTAATTTACGCTGATGCGCTTCTAAAGCTGCCAAGGTATTAAAAGCTGGATCATCCAGCACCGCTTGAATCTGTTCTAGTTTCATTCCCATCGAGCGGTAAAGAAGAATTTGCTGCAGCCGGTTTATTTCTTCTTCTCCATACAGCCGATACCCTGCATCGGAATAGCTTGCAGGTTTTAATAAATCAATCTGATCATAATACCGGAGTGTGCGTGTACTGATATTCGACATGTCCGCTACTTGTTTGATGGGATACTTCATTGTTTTCCCTCCTTTCCATTCTTACTATAGAGATTGACGCAGCGTTAAGGTCAAGACTTTTTTAAATAATATAAGAAAACGAAGGTTGTTACCACCTTTCTGGTTAACAACCTTCGTTGCACTTACCTTGTTTTAAATGATTTCATTAAAAATTTGCCCACCGTTTAAATCAATTATTTTTAAGCGATTTGTATCCTTGATATAAATCGTCTTATATTTTTTCTGTTCATCCGCATCACCAATAAATAAAATACGTTTATACGGATTATCTTCAATCACTTGTACTGAATCATTTCCCGATGGCAATTGATTTTGAATTACTTCCATTTCTTCCTGTGCACTTCCATTTGTTTCCTTTTCAAATGTCGTTGGCTCATTATCTTCTGTCATTTCTTCTGCTTCTCCTGTGTTGGCATAGACTCCAGTAAATAATAATGCTCCCGTCGCTGCAGTTAGTAAAATGGTCTTCATTTGTCAAACCTCCTTGATTTCTTTACAATTACCAGTTTACTGGGTAGCGCCTTACAATGTCCTTAGAGAAAAATGAGAATTTGATGAGAAACCTCCTAAGTTTACCTTCTGTATTTTTCTACACCAAATCCATTTCCAGCCTCACCATGTCTACAACCTGCATGCCATTTTCAAAAATTGGCTCCTCATAATGACGCAAAAAGAAGTCTCGATCA
The nucleotide sequence above comes from Oceanobacillus timonensis. Encoded proteins:
- a CDS encoding MerR family transcriptional regulator, with amino-acid sequence MKYPIKQVADMSNISTRTLRYYDQIDLLKPASYSDAGYRLYGEEEINRLQQILLYRSMGMKLEQIQAVLDDPAFNTLAALEAHQRKLEAEKQKINQLLTTVEKTIQYTKGEITMTAEEKFEGLKKERLEENEKLYGEEIREKYGKETVEQSNKKFMNLREEDVQEMQRIERALFTKLEQLAETKDLEAPEAKETYELHKKWLMYSWPNYSAEAHKGLAQMYVADERFAKYYNEGAGKEAVQLLHDAIVKYAKD